The following is a genomic window from Roseitalea porphyridii.
AGACGTGGGAGGAGGTGAAGGACCGCAAGTTCGACGGGTTCATCATCACCGGCGCGCCGATCGAGACGCTCCCGTTCGAGGACGTGACCTACTGGGACGAACTCGAGGCGATCCTCGACTGGACGACGACCAACGTCCACTCCTCGTTCTTCATCTGCTGGGGTGCGATGGCCGCCGCCTGGCACTTCCACCGCGTGCCCAAGCATACGCTGCCCAGAAAGGCGTTCGGCGTCTACCGGCACCGGAACCTCAATCCGGCCTCGCCCTATCTGGCCGGCTTTTCCGACGACTTCCAGATTTCCGTGTCGCGCTGGACCGAGGTCCGCCGGAACGAGCTGCCGGCCAACGGCGCGCTGGAGGTGCTCATGGAGTCCGACCAGACCGGCCTGTGCCTGCTGCATGAGGCGTTCGCCAACCGTCTCTACATCTTCAACCACATCGAGTACGACTCGACGACGCTCGCCGAGGAGTATTTCCGCGACGTCAAGTCGGGCGTGCCGATCGAAGTGCCCCACAACTATTTCCCCGACGACAATCCGGACAAGGCACCGCTGAACCGCTGGCGCAGCCACGCTTTCCTGCTGTTCGGCAACTGGATCAATCAGGTCTACCAGACCACCGCCTACGATCTCGAGCGGATCGGCGAGGACAGGGTGAAGGGCGATGACGCTCACCATTCGGCCGCTTGAAGCCGGCGATCACGAGGCCTGGCGCGTTCTTTGGACCGCCTATCTCGAATTCTACGGGACGACGGTTTCCGAGGATGTCTACGCGTCGACATGGACGCGGCTTCTGGGAAGCGAGCCGTACGATCCGAACGGGCTGCTCGCCCTTTCGGGCGCAACGCCCGTGGGGCTGGTGCACTATATCTATCACCGCCACTGCTGGAGAGTGGAGAACGTGTGCTACCTCCAGGACCTCTACGCCGACCCGTCGGTGCGCGGCACCGGCGTCGGCCGCGCGCTGATCGAGGCGGTTTATCAGGAGGCCGACGCGGCGGGCTGCCCGTCGGTCTACTGGATGACGCAGGACTTCAACGAGACCGCCCGCCGGCTCTATGACCGCGTGGCAACGCTCACGCCCTTCATCAAGTACCAGCGCTGAGCAGGCCGATCCGCACCGGGCGGCTTGGCATCGATAGCCACGGCGCCTATCTGCACGCTGAAAGCAAAGACCGGGGAGCGCCGACAATGTCCGCAGAGCCGAACAAGGCCGCCATCGAGGAAACGCTGCGCCGCATCGCGCTTCCGGACGGCCGCAACCTGGTCGAGGCGGGCATGATTTCGGACATCTTCATCGCCGACGGCAAGGTGTTCTTCTCGCTCAACTGCGATGCCGAGGAGGCGCAAAGGTTCGAGCCGGTGCGCCAGGCCGCGCAGCAGGCGGTCACCGCGATGGACGGCGTCAGAAGCGCCATGGTCGCGCTGACCGCCGAGAGGAAGGCCGGCGGCGCGGCTCCCCGGCCAAGGCCCGCGCCGTCGCCGCAACCGCAACCGGCTGCCGGCGGACGTCGCCCGGTCACCGATCGTCCCAAAGCCAATGTCGCAGGCGTCAAGCACATCATCGCCGTCGCCTCGGGCAAGGGCGGGGTCGGCAAGTCGACCACCGCGCTCAACCTGGCGCTCGGCCTTCAGGCGGCCGGCCTCAAGGCCGGCATCCTGGATGCAGACATCTACGGCCCCTCCCTGCCGCGCCTGACCGGCCTGCGCGATGCCAAGCCGCAGCAGCTCGAGGACCGCATCCTCAAGCCGCTCGAAAAGTTCGGCCTCCAGATCATGTCGATCGGCTTCCTGGTCGAGGAGGAAACGCCGATGATCTGGCGCGGCCCGATGGTCGTCTCGGCGATCACGCAATTGCTGCGCGAGGTGGCATGGACCGATCTCGACGTTCTCGTCGTCGACATGCCGCCGGGCACCGGCGACGCCCAGCTCACCATGGCCCAGAACGTGCCGCTGTCCGGCGCGGTGATCGTGTCGACGCCGCAGGACCTTGCGCTGATCGATGCGCGCAAGGGGCTGAAGATGTTCGAGAAGGTCAACGTGCCGGTGCTCGGCATCGTCGAGAACATGAGCTATTTCATCGCCCCGGACACGGGCCAGCGCTACGACATTTTTGGCCATGGCGGCGCCAGGGACGAGGCCGAGCGCCTGGGCGTGCCGTTTCTCGGCGAGGTGCCGCTGGTCATGGCGATCCGCGAGACTTCGGACGCCGGCACGCCGATCACGGTCTCCGAGCCGGACGGTCCGCACGCGGCGGTCTATCAGGCGATCGGCGCCCGGATCGCCGAAAGCCTTGCCGAAGGCACCGCGGCACGCCCGGCCCCCGCGATCGTCTTCGAATAGGCCACACATGGCGGACCGGCCGGTGCCGCATCGCGCCCGCATGGTCAGCCGCGCTGCATGACCTTGATCGAATTGCCGTCCGGATCGGTGAACTCAAGCGAGCGGCTGCCATCGTCATTGTCGTGGATCGCCGCATCGGGCGCCGCGCGGCGCACCGTCGAAAGAAGTTCGTCGAGACGGTCGTGCGACAGGTGGAAATCGACGCTGCCGCCCGGCGACCGGTCGCCGCCGCCCCGGCCGGGCACGTAGAGCGCGATCGCGACGCTGGCGCCGTCGAGCTGCGCCCAGCCATATTCGGCCGCGACGAACCGTGCGGCGAGGCCGAGCGCCTCCTCATAGAAGGCGACGGCGTGATCGATATCCGTGACGGGAACCTTGAGCAGAGCCACACCGAGCATCGGTCACGCGATCCTTTCAAAGAAGGTGATCAGGTTGCCGTCGAGATCGAGAATCGCGAACTCGCGCAAGCCATAGGGCTTGTCGATCAGTGCCCCGTTCGGGTGAAGAACGCCCGCTTCCCGATAGCGCGCGCATAGTGCATCGGTGTCGGTCACGTGGACGCGGCAACTCGCGGTTCCCGCGATGAACGTCTCAGCACCCGACACCACCGGCCTGTCCCCGTCGCGCCCGCGCCAGCTCTCGTCCGTGGCCGCCCACAGGTGGATGGCGACCCGGTCGCGCACGACGATCGCATAGCCTGGATCGACGTGATCGACGGCAAAGCCCAGGCGATCGCGATAGAAAAGGGCCGCCTTGTGCGTGTCGTGGACAGGCAGAACCGGCACCGCCGCAGTCAGGGCCGGGCTCATGACCGCGCCGCGCCTTTGCGCGCCAGCAGCACCGACGCATGGTCGCATGCGGGGTCTTCGGCGACGAAGCGGACGACCCGCATGCCCAGTTCGCCAAGTCGCCTTTCATAATCGGTCGGCGACAGGCTGGCATGATAGACCGGCTCGCCGGCGCCGCAGCCCGCATCGAGTACGGTCGGTCTGTCCGGCAGCAGGGCGAGGAACCGGTCGAGCCACGGGCGCTCGAACAGCGTTCGCGAGCGCTCCTCGTCATACCGAAGGCCGCTGCGCGCGTAGACGTCCCGGGTTCGCCGTGCCAGTGCCGCAAGATCGCTCATCGGCGTGCCAGCCGGTCGTGGTTCGCGCGCGTCATGACATAGCGCACGCCGCTCATGTCCCGATGGGCGAACGGTCCCGCGGTGGCTTCGCGGACGACACCGCCTTCCTTCTCAAATCCCAGCCGCTCGAACAGCGCCACCGAGGCGCCGTTCTCGCGCACGGTGTCGGCGTGCAGCACCTTCGCGCCGCAGCGCTCGAAAAGGTGCGCCATCAGCGCATCCATGGCCGCGCGCGCATGGCCGCGGCCGCGCGCCTCGGGCAGCAGCGTGACGAAGACCTCAACCGCGCCATTGCCCGTGTCGGCACCACCCGCCGCGCCTAGATATTCATCGGTCGCCCGATCGGCGATCGTCAGCGACAGGATCGGTACTTCGGTCTCGTAACTGGCGATCACCGCATCGATCATCGCCGCCGCGCCCTCGGGCGTCTTCTGTTCTTCCGTGAACGCCATGAAGCGGGTCGAGGCGGGGTCGGTGACGAAGCGCTGGAAGGCTGCAATGTCGGATCGCGTGTGCGGACGCAGCCGCACCGGGCCTGCCGCGATCTCGTCGGGCACGACCATCATGATCGCGTCCCAATCCGGCGATTCCGCACCGCGCCGGGTCGGCCGGAAAATGTCCTCGATCCGCGCCGAAAACACCCGGGCGATGTCGAAGGCGAGCCGCAGCCCGGGCTCGTAACGGCCGTTCTCGATGGCGTTGATGGTCTGCCGCGATACGCCAAGCAATTCCCCCAGATTGGCCTGCGTGAGACCGCGCGCCTTGCGCATCGACCGGACGCGGTTGTCGATCTTTTCGTCATCGCTCATGCGCGTGTTCCGGGAAGCAGCGCCACGCCGTCCATCCCGCCATGCCGGCCCGTCATAGCGCGGACTGCCGCAAAATGTAAAGCTTGCTTTCCATTTTCTTCCTGTGTTGGTTCGCGTGGTCAACAATCTGCATTGTCCGTCGCCACCCGACACCGCGGCCGGGGTGCCGCTCGGGCGCTTCATCGGGAAAGGGAGTCGTCAGCCTGACCCGACCATTGCAGTCGTGCCCCGCACGATCAGCTTGGTCGGAAGGATCTTCGTCGTGACGGGCGCATCGGGATCGTCCACCCTGCGCAGCAGAAGCTGCGCCGCCTCCGCGCCGATCGCGCGCTTTTCGAGCCGGATCGTGGTCAGGTCGATGGCGCGAATGCCTGCAAGTTCGATATCGTCGAGGCCCACCACCGATATGTCCCGCGGAACGTTCAGGCCGCGTTCGGTGAGCCGCTGGATCAGGCCGATCGCGCTCATGTCGTTGCTTGCGAAAATGCAGGTCGGCTTCTCGGGAAGCCCCGCATAGAAGCCGGCCGCCTCCAGCCCCGCCTCGAACGTGTATCGGCCCTCGTAGACAAGACTGTCCACTTCGAGCAGCCCGAGTTCGGCGGCGGCCTGCCGCGTCC
Proteins encoded in this region:
- a CDS encoding bleomycin resistance protein; amino-acid sequence: MSPALTAAVPVLPVHDTHKAALFYRDRLGFAVDHVDPGYAIVVRDRVAIHLWAATDESWRGRDGDRPVVSGAETFIAGTASCRVHVTDTDALCARYREAGVLHPNGALIDKPYGLREFAILDLDGNLITFFERIA
- a CDS encoding LacI family DNA-binding transcriptional regulator — encoded protein: MDSLVYEGRYTFEAGLEAAGFYAGLPEKPTCIFASNDMSAIGLIQRLTERGLNVPRDISVVGLDDIELAGIRAIDLTTIRLEKRAIGAEAAQLLLRRVDDPDAPVTTKILPTKLIVRGTTAMVGSG
- the metA gene encoding homoserine O-acetyltransferase MetA, with the protein product MPIRIPDALPARDTLQAEGVMIMDEKTATRQDIRPLQIGLLNLMPNKIKTETQIARLVGSTPLQVELTLVRIGNHRSRNTSEDHLISFYKTWEEVKDRKFDGFIITGAPIETLPFEDVTYWDELEAILDWTTTNVHSSFFICWGAMAAAWHFHRVPKHTLPRKAFGVYRHRNLNPASPYLAGFSDDFQISVSRWTEVRRNELPANGALEVLMESDQTGLCLLHEAFANRLYIFNHIEYDSTTLAEEYFRDVKSGVPIEVPHNYFPDDNPDKAPLNRWRSHAFLLFGNWINQVYQTTAYDLERIGEDRVKGDDAHHSAA
- a CDS encoding GNAT family N-acetyltransferase, which codes for MSDDEKIDNRVRSMRKARGLTQANLGELLGVSRQTINAIENGRYEPGLRLAFDIARVFSARIEDIFRPTRRGAESPDWDAIMMVVPDEIAAGPVRLRPHTRSDIAAFQRFVTDPASTRFMAFTEEQKTPEGAAAMIDAVIASYETEVPILSLTIADRATDEYLGAAGGADTGNGAVEVFVTLLPEARGRGHARAAMDALMAHLFERCGAKVLHADTVRENGASVALFERLGFEKEGGVVREATAGPFAHRDMSGVRYVMTRANHDRLARR
- a CDS encoding GNAT family N-acetyltransferase; the protein is MTLTIRPLEAGDHEAWRVLWTAYLEFYGTTVSEDVYASTWTRLLGSEPYDPNGLLALSGATPVGLVHYIYHRHCWRVENVCYLQDLYADPSVRGTGVGRALIEAVYQEADAAGCPSVYWMTQDFNETARRLYDRVATLTPFIKYQR
- a CDS encoding Mrp/NBP35 family ATP-binding protein; this encodes MSAEPNKAAIEETLRRIALPDGRNLVEAGMISDIFIADGKVFFSLNCDAEEAQRFEPVRQAAQQAVTAMDGVRSAMVALTAERKAGGAAPRPRPAPSPQPQPAAGGRRPVTDRPKANVAGVKHIIAVASGKGGVGKSTTALNLALGLQAAGLKAGILDADIYGPSLPRLTGLRDAKPQQLEDRILKPLEKFGLQIMSIGFLVEEETPMIWRGPMVVSAITQLLREVAWTDLDVLVVDMPPGTGDAQLTMAQNVPLSGAVIVSTPQDLALIDARKGLKMFEKVNVPVLGIVENMSYFIAPDTGQRYDIFGHGGARDEAERLGVPFLGEVPLVMAIRETSDAGTPITVSEPDGPHAAVYQAIGARIAESLAEGTAARPAPAIVFE
- a CDS encoding VOC family protein, which gives rise to MLGVALLKVPVTDIDHAVAFYEEALGLAARFVAAEYGWAQLDGASVAIALYVPGRGGGDRSPGGSVDFHLSHDRLDELLSTVRRAAPDAAIHDNDDGSRSLEFTDPDGNSIKVMQRG